In Methanobrevibacter sp. V74, the sequence GATAGTTGTTGAATCTAAAGAATAACTCAAGAGGAATTTTAATGGTATTCAAAAAACATTTACCTGCATTTGCAAAAGAACATAAACATGCATTATTATTTGCAGGTGGAATTGCAACAGCAATAATTGGTGCACAAATCATTAAATCACAAGCTGCTAAAGATTTAGCCACAAAAGGAATGGCTGGTGTAATTTCTACTAAAAAAGATGCTGAAGAAACATTTCAGGACATTAAAGAAAATGCGGAAGATATTGTTTTCGATGCAAATGCAAGCACTAAACAAGAAATTTATGTTGCTAAAAAAGAATAATTCTTTTTTTTATTTTTTTCTTTTTATATTTTTAAAATTTTTCAAATAATTAATCTTATATTTGAATAACTTTTAATTATTATCCTGATTAATAATGATTCTGTAAATAATATTGAGGTAATGATTGGTAATCATAAAAAAAGCATTGCTTAGATGTCAATTCCAATTATTGTTTCATTAATGATTTCTAGTTTTTAAAGTTTAATTGATGGGTTTCAGGATTATGCGCAAGCATAGACAAAAAGTAATGGATATTAATGATTAAATACCATTAATATC encodes:
- a CDS encoding DUF6110 family protein — encoded protein: MVFKKHLPAFAKEHKHALLFAGGIATAIIGAQIIKSQAAKDLATKGMAGVISTKKDAEETFQDIKENAEDIVFDANASTKQEIYVAKKE